The following are encoded together in the Cicer arietinum cultivar CDC Frontier isolate Library 1 chromosome 2, Cicar.CDCFrontier_v2.0, whole genome shotgun sequence genome:
- the LOC101504656 gene encoding agamous-like MADS-box protein AGL30 — MFESSINPTMGRVKLKIKRLENTNGRQATYAKRKNGIMKKASELSILCDIDIILLMFSPGGKPSLCRGRRSNFEEVIAKFAQLTSQERAKRKLESLEALKKTFKKLDHDVNIQEFYGTSSQTVEDLSNQTKLLHNRIAEIQERLSHWTEIEKISSVDELEHMENSLKESLNQINSHKENVQKQQLASLQCNNQFNEMHVPYKMSAQQHLQSISWMVNGDNQNIVMPEDSNLLLHKDVEGSTSSSFGSYASYLGSSTKTNNISNSGQENCVLSDMSNTAPVRLQFNGQFPYIPNNFNIMNDVKLQPTTGINNNNPHENQVDYNVNGNINEAPKQGFDQSNHHGWSSASGPCAVNIFDEHLYHAQPNFPQVHFGFT; from the exons ATGTTTGAATCTTCCATTAACCCAAC GATGGGGAGGGTAAAGTTAAAGATTAAGAGGTTGGAAAACACCAATGGACGCCAAGCAACCTATGCCAAAAGGAAGAATGGAATCATGAAGAAAGCTAGTGAATTATCTATATTatgtgatattgatattatactTCTCATGTTTTCACCAGGTGGAAAACCTTCGTTATGTAGAGGGAGACGCAG CAACTTTGAGGAGGTGATAGCAAAGTTTGCTCAACTAACCTCACAAGAAAGGGCAAAGAG GAAGTTGGAGAGTCTTGAA GCACTAAAGAAAACATTTAAGAAGTTAGATCATGATGTGAATATACAAGAATTTTATGGTACAAG TAGTCAAACTGTTGAG GATTTGAGTAATCAAACCAAGCTATTACATAATCGAATCGCTGAAATACAAGAGAGACTAAG CCATTGGactgaaattgaaaaaattagtAGTGTGGATGAATTGGAACACATGGAAAATTCACTCAAGGAGTCTCTTAATCAAATTAATTCTCACAAG GAAAATGTACAAAAGCAACAATTGGCATCATTGCAATGCAATAATCag TTCAATGAAATGCATGTTCCCTACAAAATGAGTGCTCAACAACATCTTCAATCTATTTCATGGATGGTTAATGGTGATAACCAGAACATAGTAATGCCTGAAGATTCAAACTTGCTTCTCCACAA AGATGTAGAAGGCTCAACAAGTTCATCTTTTGGGAGTTATGCAAGTTACCTTGGCTCAAGCacaaaaacaaacaatattTCAAATTCTGGTCAAGAAAATTGTGTCCTTAGTGACATGAGCAATACAGCACCAGTAAGGCTACAATTCAATGGACAATTTCCATACATTCCAAACAATTTCAACATAATGAATGATGTGAAGCTCCAACCAACTACAgggattaataataataatccacATGAAAACCAAGTAGATTATAATGTGAATGGTAACATTAATGAAGCACCTAAACAAGGGTTTGATCAATCCAATCACCATGGATGGAGTTCTGCTTCAGGGCCTTGTGCTGTTAATATCTTTGATGAACATTTGTATCATGCACAACCAAATTTTCCACAAGTGCATTTTGGATTCACATAG